The following are from one region of the Phormidium ambiguum IAM M-71 genome:
- the hppD gene encoding 4-hydroxyphenylpyruvate dioxygenase, whose product MKIDHIHFYVEDAALWRNWFVRQMGFQAIGNGVQQNHTLIEVVKNGEVCFFLSSPLLPESPVAEFLRSHPPGVADVAFRVQNIETITTKAISYGAKLLQPIIQQNKLKWSKISGWGNLTHTLIEGTAPWELGIENWYTPTFDTSNSADSIIFTGIDHVVLNVATGELEPAVNWYEKVLELQRKQTFAIQTDWSALHSQVLVHPNKLVQFPINQPASPNSQIQEFLDFNGGAGIQHIALQTINLIETTKLLRNSQLKFLEVSPNYYNELQKRQNIPLNTEELQQIKQQQILVDWQQNNKSNPLEIAPLLLQIFTQPIFGKPTFFFELIERRFGYIQGEKIPPQGFGEGNFRALFQAIEKEQIKRSQS is encoded by the coding sequence ATGAAAATCGATCACATACACTTTTATGTTGAAGATGCCGCTCTCTGGCGAAATTGGTTTGTTCGCCAGATGGGTTTTCAAGCTATTGGAAATGGAGTTCAGCAAAATCATACACTTATAGAAGTAGTAAAAAATGGCGAAGTGTGCTTTTTTCTCTCGTCACCTTTATTACCTGAAAGTCCAGTAGCCGAATTTTTGCGATCGCATCCCCCAGGCGTAGCCGATGTCGCCTTTCGCGTGCAAAACATCGAAACCATAACCACCAAAGCTATTAGTTATGGAGCCAAACTTTTACAACCAATAATCCAACAAAACAAACTGAAATGGAGCAAAATTTCCGGCTGGGGAAACTTAACGCATACATTAATTGAAGGTACAGCACCCTGGGAATTAGGCATTGAAAACTGGTATACACCAACCTTTGACACCTCTAATTCTGCCGATTCAATCATCTTTACTGGCATCGATCACGTAGTTTTAAACGTAGCCACAGGAGAATTAGAACCCGCCGTCAACTGGTATGAAAAAGTCCTAGAATTACAACGAAAACAAACTTTTGCAATTCAAACTGATTGGTCAGCATTGCACAGTCAAGTACTGGTACATCCCAATAAATTAGTGCAATTTCCCATCAACCAACCAGCATCACCAAATTCACAAATCCAAGAATTTTTAGACTTTAACGGAGGAGCGGGAATTCAACATATTGCTTTACAAACAATCAATTTAATTGAAACAACTAAACTTTTAAGAAATTCTCAATTAAAATTTTTAGAAGTCAGCCCTAATTATTACAACGAATTACAAAAAAGACAAAATATTCCTTTAAATACTGAAGAATTACAGCAAATAAAACAGCAACAAATCCTGGTTGATTGGCAACAAAACAACAAGAGTAATCCCCTGGAAATAGCTCCTTTACTCCTGCAAATTTTCACCCAACCAATATTCGGAAAACCAACCTTCTTTTTTGAATTAATTGAACGCCGCTTCGGTTATATTCAAGGAGAAAAAATTCCCCCCCAAGGATTCGGAGAAGGCAACTTTCGCGCCTTGTTTCAAGCCATAGAAAAAGAGCAAATTAAGCGAAGTCAATCTTAA
- a CDS encoding SDR family oxidoreductase: protein MQDKVVVVIGATGGIGTSVTQKLLSKGAKLVLAARNSQKLNALASDLYLSQKDKIVTIPCDITNPSQVEDLMEKAIANFGKIDVLINAAGAGILKQCSHLTPEDLEAMLNVNLKGSFYTCQTAAKYMKEQKSGHICNVIGILGKHSMAMAAAYCAAKFGVVGFSKCMADELKRYGIKFTLFYFGGVDTPFWDTINLKVDRSKMLSAETAAEAILFALSAEPQAIPMEINIQPESHLFF from the coding sequence ATGCAGGACAAAGTAGTTGTGGTAATTGGTGCTACAGGTGGAATTGGTACCTCTGTAACCCAAAAATTGTTATCTAAAGGCGCAAAATTAGTACTAGCAGCCAGAAATAGCCAAAAATTAAATGCTTTAGCATCTGATTTATACTTAAGCCAAAAAGATAAAATAGTAACAATTCCTTGTGATATTACCAACCCTTCTCAAGTAGAAGATCTCATGGAAAAGGCGATCGCTAACTTTGGTAAAATCGATGTTCTAATCAATGCAGCTGGCGCAGGAATTTTAAAACAATGTAGTCACCTCACCCCAGAAGATTTAGAAGCCATGCTGAATGTCAATTTAAAAGGCAGCTTCTACACTTGCCAAACTGCTGCTAAATACATGAAAGAGCAAAAATCTGGACACATTTGTAACGTAATTGGCATTCTCGGCAAACACTCAATGGCAATGGCAGCAGCTTATTGTGCTGCTAAATTTGGAGTTGTTGGCTTCAGCAAGTGCATGGCGGATGAACTCAAACGTTATGGTATTAAGTTCACCTTATTTTACTTTGGCGGCGTAGATACACCTTTTTGGGACACAATTAATTTAAAGGTCGATCGCTCCAAAATGCTCAGTGCAGAAACCGCAGCTGAAGCAATTTTATTTGCCCTTTCAGCTGAACCCCAAGCTATACCAATGGAAATAAATATTCAACCAGAAAGTCACTTATTTTTCTAA